A single Primulina eburnea isolate SZY01 chromosome 11, ASM2296580v1, whole genome shotgun sequence DNA region contains:
- the LOC140805484 gene encoding uncharacterized protein gives MRQRRWIEYSEDYDGSILYQSGKANVVADALSRKISIACLEMKEERKWVHIHSRGHLAGLRIEPEFHTRIKQNKDLDQEFSKLRTDTNFVTNSQGILCYHDRICVSSSMKKEIMEKSHQSRISIHPGGSKMYQEIKKTLLGERNETRYCKFHFTMPILPNDKG, from the coding sequence atgaggcaaagaagatggattgaaTATTCGGAAGATTACGATGGTTCCATTCTTTATCAAtcaggtaaagctaatgtagtggctgatgctttaagtagAAAGATTAGCATTGCTTGTTTGGAAATGAAAGAGGAAAGGAAATGGGTACACATCCATTCTCGTGGGCACTTGGCTGGATTGAGAATCGAACCTGAATTTCATACCAGAATTAAGCAAAATAAAGATTTGGACCAAGAATTTTCAAAACTCCGTACGGATACCAATTTCGTCACCAATTCACAAGGAATACTATGCTATCATGACCGTATTTGTGTGTCTAGCTCAATGAAAAAGGAAATAATGGAAAAATCACATCAGTCTCGGATCAGCATTCATCCAGGAGGATCTAAGATGTACCAAGAGATCAAAAAAACACTTCTGGGGGAAAGGAATGAAACGAGATATTGCAAATTTCATTTCACAATGCCTATCTTGCCAAATGATAAAggctga